The nucleotide sequence TCTTTTCCCACACCCCCAATACCACCGAGCGGCAAGCATTCTTCCGAGCCTCCTCGATAGCGCGGCGCATCAAGGTGGCACCTAAGCCAGTACCTATCCAGTCTTGGCGCACGTAAAGCCGCTCTATCTCAACCCGTGCATCTGGTGTCTTGTTGGCTTCCACTCCCCGCGTGGAATTGAAATGTAGCTTGGCGTAGCCTACCAGTTCTTGTTGCATGCGCGCCAGCAAAAACACCGTATCGGTGTCTTCTAGCTCCGCTAGTTGCTTTTCCGCACTGAAGTTGGCCGCTATGTACGCAGCCATGTCTTCGGGGCGGTTATCGGCCGCGAATGTATCTTGAAACGTCTGGCGACCTAAGTCAGCTAGCTGAGTGGCTACTGCTGCGGTGCGCCGGGCAATTGAAATTAATAAGGGAGATGACATAGTAAAGGCAAAGCTACGCACTACTTGGTAGTGCAATGCACGGCATTCAAATGCTACTCTCTTATGGCGCTTTCACTCGCCGGGCCATACGCCACCCTAGCCATAGCAACAGCACCCCACCCAACAATAAGAGCAAGCTGAATACGAATTGGCGGTTGTACAACGCGGCCACACCCGCCTGCTGGTAGGCATAGTACGTCACATAGATGCGCAAAGCCAGCGCCACTAGCAACATAAAACCAGCCAGCATATTCAAACGGCCTACGAGACGGCGCGTAACGGGAGGAAGCGGAGCCATAGAAACAGAATTGGTGAGCGAAGCAGCCGGAATCAGGAACGCCGACAGGTTGAAACTAGTAAACCCGCCGCTGAATTCCCTGACTTGTTAATAAGAACTGCTTTCCTAGAGCTGGGTAGCGTTGTAAATTGACAAGTACCCCTTATTTTTGTTTCACCAAGCCCCGCGAGAGTAGCTCAGTTGGTAGAGCATCAGCTTCCCAAGCTGAGGGTCGCGAGTTCGAGCCTCGTTTCTCGCTCACTGTAAATCAGCCACTTAGACACACGTCTGGGTGGCTTTTTTGTTTCTGGTTTAAACGCTGGTTTAAACATTTGATTTGTCAGCACACTGATTTGCCAGCGCGAAATAATTTCTCTTTAGCAAGAGAGCCTGCCTAATTATTTAGTACCGATGTCCGCAGCCACTGTTCAGGACCTACTGGCCCATCTGACCTCTCCTACCGTTATGCGTCCCGATGCAACGGTGAAACAAGTCCCTTTAGTATACCCCTCAGGTTGCCCTCCTACCGATGAACAGTTGCGGGCATTGAAAGAGCAACTCTCAGCAGATGTTTGGCTATACCTACTTCGTGCCGAGGAAGTAGGGCTGCCGCTAGACCAGCCGCTAGTGCGTCGGGAGTTACAAGCCCACTTGGCAAGAGTGCTGGACTTAGTAGGGCAGGACTTGCGGAACGAGCCGCTTAACTCCCCGCAGGTGCTGCTGCGTTGCCAATGGGTGCAGCATCAGTTGCTGCATGCCCCAACTCAACAGCTGCCACCCGTGTACTATGAGCGAGCTGTTCGCAGCTTGGTTGCCGAGGCGCAGCTTCAGCAGGCACAGGACCAAGCTTGGAACGCACTGAGTCCGGAACAGCAAGCAGCCTATGCACAGGAACTCGCCCAGCGCCTGAGTACAACTCGTCCTTCGGTAACTATTCCTTCTCATCCTATTCCCCTTGCGCCGCGTACCAGCTTTTCGGGAGGGCTACAGCACCCAGGGTTTGGGGAGTGGCTAGTGCAGGAACTTGCCCAACGCCCTCTACCGGAGATTGAGCCCTACTTAATCCTCACCTGGGTCTTGGCAAGACCAGAAGCACCGCGCCGCGCCGGAGAAGCTCGCCGTGTCTTTGCGCCGGATGATATTCCCTACCTACTGGATTTGCTGGATAGTGACTGGAGCTTCCTCACGACAGGTGGCCGACCGCAGCTTGCTCGAGCCCGTGATTGGTTTGCCCGGCACCAATCTGCCTCACCAGCCAACACTAAAGCTACACTCAGCAAGCAGGCACAGTTGATAACAGATCAGCCGAAATCGCCCCTATCCTTGCGGCAGTTAGCTTTGTGTGCTATTTATGAAGGGAGTTCCTTGCCTTTACAGAAGGCAAACGATGTAGCCCGAGAGTGGGGATACGAGAGTGGTGGGCGGCTGTACCAGCTATATCGAGGATTACTTCGCCCCTCGGACCGCCTTGGTCGTGAGAGCCGTCAACTCACTAGTCTTATTAAGGATATTGAAGCCGTACTTTCCCATCTCACGGACTCAGCACGTAAGCGTGCTGAAGATGAGCTAGTTGAGTTAAATCAAAAAAAATAGAAACTAGTTTAAACTAGTTTCATGGGGTCAAGTAAGGCGAAAATTGCGGCGTCATCTCTTTCCCACGCCCATGCATAACCCTTTCGACATTTTAGAAACCCGCCTCCGGCAGGTAGAAATTCTATTACTGGAACTGGTTCAGCAGCAGCGAGCCCAAGCCGCTCCTGCCCCAGAGCTTGGTGGCTTAGATCTAGCTCAGCAGATTACCGGCCTGAGTAAGGCCCGACTGTACGCGTTGGTGAGTACGCGCAGTATTCCGCACGCCAAACGCGGCAACAAACTATTCTTCAATCGAGCGGAGTTGCTGCTGTGGGTCGCCGCCGGCCGCCGGGCAACACAGTCGGGCCATTAGGTCCTGACTGTGTTGCCCATACATGGGCATTTCTGCTATGCCATAAACACCTACACCACCCAGCAGTCCACCCGTTGATTACCCCTGCCGAAGCATTTTGGCTCCTATCCTTTCTGCTTGCCCCACGACGACCGATTACCCTAGACTCTAACCTAGGACTCGGTTAGCTCCCCTATGTACGACTGTCTGCACCTGCGCTTTACCCTCAGACCGAAGGAGCCCGGCTATGGCGCTTTCCAGGCCTCTTTGGCACTTCGGCTGGGCACGCGTACCCGGCAGGAGCCTACGCGCTGGCAGTTACGTTACCGTGGCCTGCGCTTGGACTATTGGCCGCAAACCGGTCGGGGCCGAATTCGCGGCTCACTACATACCTTTTTTCACGGCCACAATAGCGGCTCCTTTCTGGCAGCGGAAGTATCAGTTGCCAGCCAACAACTGGCCAATGCCTTTGGGTTGCCCGCTCATGTCCTAGAGGTAGAACGCCTGGAGGTTGGGGTGAATCTACCATTACCAACCGCTCCGACTCGTTTCCTGGACTCGCTGCTGGTCCATAAAGGCAGCCGCTTCTACCCCCAGGAGCCACCGGTTGGCACAAGCCGCCCGCTCCTGTTTGTCGCCACCCACCTCGACTACCGGGTGAAGGCCTATGACAAGGGCAAATACAACCGGGTGCAGGGTACTACTATCCGGCATACGCCACCCCACCTGTTGCGGTTTGAGGTAGCTTATACCCGGGCCCGCCCGCTGCAGCGGTTACTACAGTGCACCACACTAACGTTAGAGACAATAGCCCTGCCTGCCGCTGTACAACAGTTGGCGCAGGCGTTGCGGCAGCACTGGTACGATGTCGAACATCAGTTTGAGCCAGATTTCAGTGGCCTGGATTTTCAGGATATGCTGCTGCTACATGCCGCCACGGCGCCTACCCTTTGGCAGGCCGCCCGCCAGATCGTACCCGCCCGTACCCTCAGCCGGCACCGCGCTAAAAGTCGGCAATTGCGGCAGTTGGCCGAGCACTCAAGCCCACTGGCCACCTACCATCAGCGTTTTGAACAGCAGATGGCCTGCTTACTAGCCGGAGCGAACGAAACGGAGGCGCTAACAGAAACTACCTCCCGTGATTTAAGAGAGCAGGAGCTAATTCTACCAGCTAATCAGCAGTGGCCGATGTTCCACCCATGTAATCAAGTGGAACCTCCCCCTGCAACCTTGGTGGACGCCTCCCACATAAGTTGCCCTTTCCAGCCTGCACCCTATGTTGACTACCATGGACTGGTACACGCCACTTCATACTTCGGCCAACTAGTCGACATGCCGATTTTCTCAAGGGCCACCCTGCTCAGCCGTGTTCTTGTGGAGAATACTGCCACCCATCCAACTCCCTATCATCACCCCTGCACACCCTATTTATCTAGCATATTTCGACCGGCCTACGCATTAGCAAAAATTGAATTAAAAAAAGCATCACACTTCATTTGCCCACCGCATCAACTCATTGATGCAAGCACCATTACATCATTTTATTATCCCTATATCTTATTGACTTACAATACACTACATCACAATGTTGCTATTAAGCGAATACGTCCACCACCAAGCTACTGAAATACGTGTTTTTTTCGGTTGCGACTTCGCTATGCGTACCACCGGCAAAGCAGTTTTTAGCGTGTTTTGAATGCTAGTTAGCAAGTACGTATTCGCTATTGTACACGCTAGTAAAATCAACCCTCTAATAGCCCACTTTACC is from Hymenobacter tibetensis and encodes:
- a CDS encoding GNAT family N-acetyltransferase; this translates as MSSPLLISIARRTAAVATQLADLGRQTFQDTFAADNRPEDMAAYIAANFSAEKQLAELEDTDTVFLLARMQQELVGYAKLHFNSTRGVEANKTPDARVEIERLYVRQDWIGTGLGATLMRRAIEEARKNACRSVVLGVWEKNTRAIEFYQRFGFKVIGQHEFVLGTDVQTDLLMRKGL
- a CDS encoding helix-turn-helix domain-containing protein, producing MHNPFDILETRLRQVEILLLELVQQQRAQAAPAPELGGLDLAQQITGLSKARLYALVSTRSIPHAKRGNKLFFNRAELLLWVAAGRRATQSGH